Proteins found in one Plasmodium coatneyi strain Hackeri chromosome 10, complete sequence genomic segment:
- a CDS encoding Variable surface protein Vir7-like protein → MITESGHSPSYSGLCHFLYYWLGSIVWNKGKNVLTVTTFLEAMENIYSAFEQFGVPNNCELFYKDNSEINKEIFKHRRTVFDFSFDYKNIKQKLESHNNSCDEQYYQHLKSAFDAFQAVSADCHRKIDLYCMEFKNTFETKNNNSNNNQNPLTLTEGEKTQSSGETTIYKNVSLNLNFAPPKTNTAMIATISSIFSITALGFAASLLYKVIIIITII, encoded by the exons ATGATT ACGGAGTCAGGACATAGTCCATCCTATAGTGGGCTTTGTCATTTTCTCTACTATTGGTTAGGAAGCATCGTATGGAATAAGGGCAAAAATGTTTTGACTGTTACTACATTTTTAGAAGCGATGGAGAACATTTATTCTGCATTCGAACAATTTGGTGTTCCAAACAATTGTGAACTTTTTTACAAAGACAATAGTGAAATCAACAAGGAAATTTTTAAGCACCGCAGAACAGTATTCGACTTTTCTTTTgactataaaaatataaagcaAAAATTGGAATCTCATAACAACTCCTGTGATGAACAATATTACCAACATCTAAAGTCTGCTTTTGATGCATTTCAAGCTGTAAGTGCCGATTGTCACAGGAAAATTGACCTATATTGTATGGAATTCAAAAATACATTTGAAacgaaaaacaacaacagcaataaTAATCAAAACCCACTCACTTTAACAGAAGGGGAGAAAACGCAATCATCAGGGGAAACAACAATCTATAAGAACGTTAGCTTAAATCTGAATTTTGCCCCACCTAAAACTAACACAGCAATGATCGCTACCATTTCGTCCATATTTTCAATAACAGCACTTGGATTCGCTGCTtctcttttatataaggtaataattataattacaataaTTTGA
- a CDS encoding KIR protein, whose product AGSVALPSELIYKLLNEGIGCGIQGDAQKCCKHKGDNVKTVLKIWLKDDSDADEIERNYCYACAQRKSSGRDDTPCWFFYYWLGGKIKGKLDFHGLAEIMQKIYKQLPEGQCKNEFYSMCDDVGIDVFEQSKILSDCYYNYYALRGRADANTYPLCIKYNERQAEVKKAYDKLCNTCESSEDKYCIKFKTRHGTGNQCTSQGLPELPCKGVSETEPESMETITGALTKDKLKGASAGSAYQAFDFSWDLYNKSIPVRFGQGSLRSVLQRYLDVSSYADRVVGAWYYVSKVMNSQSPSYEERCTFFYFWLGDMLSNRLVGTNEFSGTISTIYTELQKFIPTKECSNIYTNINRNQFERRKKLFDHSKNYAAIGRLLKFYGNRCAVDFEQYLDDIFETYDNVKGECGNPGENYCKNFEREYEQYCHREASGLACDSGSGTLFAAESESPRQLPDSREEIEGGSQPSTGEEADAGVGGSGGVVPSVSGGLALVGIPTIFFFLYKVSTYNYNYNYNYKCTLKSI is encoded by the exons GCAGGTTCAGTTGCACTACCTTCAGAATTAATATACAAGCTGCTTAACGAAGGTATAGGGTGTGGTATACAAGGGGATGCACAGAAATGCTGCAAGCATAAAGGGGATAATGTCAAGACAGTATTGAAAATTTGGTTGAAGGATGATAGTGATGCCGATGAAATTGAGCGGAACTATTGTTATGCGTGTgcacaaagaaaaagtagtGGCAGAGATGATACGCCTTGCTGGTTTTTTTACTACTGGTTAGGtggtaaaataaaagggaaattagATTTCCATGGCCTTGCAGAGATCATGCAGAAAATTTACAAGCAACTTCCAGAAGGTCAATGTAAGAATGAATTCTATAGTATGTGTGATGATGTTGGCATAGACGTTTTCGAACAGAGTAAAATATTGTCTGACTGCTATTATAACTATTATGCTCTACGGGGGAGGGCGGATGCTAATACATATCCCCTTTGCATAAAGTATAACGAAAGGCAGGCGGAAGTTAAAAAAGCATATGACAAATTATGCAATACTTGTGAGAGCAGTGAGGATAAGTATTGCATTAAATTTAAGACTAGACACGGGACAGGTAATCAATGTACAAGTCAGGGGCTACCAGAATTACCATGTAAAGGAGTGAGTGAAACAGAACCTGAATCAATGGAAACAATAACAGGAGCACTGACG AAAGATAAATTGAAGGGTGCGTCTGCAGGTAGTGCGTACCAAGCCTTTGACTTCAGCTGGGACCTGTATAATAAAAGTATTCCTGTGAGGTTCGGGCAGGGAAGTCTGCGAAGTGTATTACAGAGGTATCTGGATGTAAGTAGTTATGCGGATAGAGTTGTAGGTGCATGGTACTATGTATCTAAGGTAATGAATTCACAGAGTCCATCCTATGAGGAACGTTGTacattcttctatttttggctGGGGGATATGTTATCCAATAGATTAGTGGGGACAAATGAATTTAGCGGAACTATAAGTACAATTTATACAGAGTTGCAGAAGTTCATTCCTACAAAGGAATgtagtaatatatatacgaatATTAACAGAAATCAGTTTGAAAgacggaaaaaattgtttgaTCACTCTAAGAACTATGCGGCTATAGGGAGGTTATTAAAGTTTTATGGGAACCGCTGTGCTGTGGACTTTGAACAATATCTGGATGACATTTTTGAAACTTATGATAATGTGAAGGGGGAATGTGGAAATCCGGGTGAGAATTactgtaaaaattttgaaaggGAGTACGAACAATACTGCCACCGAGAGGCATCAGGATTAGCATGTGATTCAGGTAGCGGAACGTTGTTTGCAGCGGAATCGGAGTCCCCGCGCCAACTTCCTGATTCTAGAGAAGAAATTGAGGGTGGTAGTCAACCTAGTACTGGTGAGGAAGCAGATGCTGGTGTTGGCGGAAGTGGTGGTGTCGTCCCTtctgtgtctggtggactCGCTTTAGTAGGAATTCCTaccatctttttctttttatataaagtaagtacatacaattataactacaattataattacaaatgtacacttaaaagtatataa